The following coding sequences lie in one Arachis ipaensis cultivar K30076 chromosome B03, Araip1.1, whole genome shotgun sequence genomic window:
- the LOC107633674 gene encoding fasciclin-like arabinogalactan protein 21, whose product MNTSSKRFALFFAISFAAMLCGAKVTATEGLEASFTPSTLSTPPPTPNDLQEHSFFSHTALLPPILSHLGFHELATAAPSLSDTATTASTAWTGPSTIFAPSDSSLRTCFSCSVPSLLREHIVPGLFTIDYLRRLAFGTKIETLSPGRCITVTSDSIQPNTTASKVFIGGVEITQPDLFNNGMIVVHGLQGFVSPLSPFSCDVERMTSLSFPFHPDHRSGQHLQTPGATVQPAVMRLMLRDAMLRLRNNGFSILALAMKVKYAELVTLNNMTVFAVDDLSIFSGSHSYISNVRFHIVPNHYLSIADLEKLPVGTALPTLERGQPLLITTSGGGVTMAPMRINYVRVKVADVIRNVKIVIHGVYLPFPHINPVAAAYDSILGSGGEAASEGANNAAASGGQTQTTEGTCSILDGHGACGVSPMPQVQVKPMVEIEDHHGL is encoded by the coding sequence ATGAACACCTCCTCCAAGCGATTCGCACTGTTCTTCGCAATCTCCTTCGCCGCTATGCTCTGCGGCGCCAAAGTCACTGCTACTGAAGGACTCGAAGCATCATTCACGCCTTCAACTCTCTCAACGCCACCGCCAACTCCAAATGATCTCCAAGAACACTCGTTCTTCTCTCACACGGCGCTGCTGCCTCCGATCCTCTCACATCTCGGTTTTCACGAGCTAGCAACGGCGGCGCCGTCGCTCTCCGACACTGCCACCACTGCTTCCACCGCCTGGACCGGTCCATCCACTATCTTCGCTCCCTCCGACTCCTCCCTCCGCACATGCTTCTCTTGCTCCGTTCCCAGCCTACTCCGCGAGCACATAGTTCCAGGCCTGTTCACCATCGATTACCTTCGCAGACTCGCTTTCGGCACcaagattgaaaccttgagcccTGGACGCTGCATCACCGTCACTTCCGATTCGATCCAACCGAACACCACAGCCTCCAAGGTCTTCATCGGCGGCGTAGAGATCACGCAGCCGGATCTTTTCAACAACGGAATGATCGTCGTTCACGGTCTCCAAGGCTTCGTCTCTCCTCTGTCTCCGTTTTCTTGCGACGTGGAGAGGATGACGTCGCTCTCCTTTCCCTTCCATCCGGATCACCGCTCCGGTCAGCATCTCCAAACTCCCGGTGCCACCGTTCAGCCAGCTGTGATGCGCCTCATGCTCAGGGACGCCATGCTCAGGCTCCGCAACAACGGCTTCAGCATCCTAGCGCTAGCTATGAAGGTGAAGTACGCGGAGCTGGTAACTCTCAATAACATGACCGTGTTCGCCGTGGATGACCTCTCCATCTTCTCTGGTTCGCACTCGTACATCAGCAACGTGAGGTTTCACATCGTGCCGAACCACTACTTGTCGATCGCAGATCTGGAGAAGCTTCCAGTAGGAACTGCTCTTCCAACCTTGGAACGTGGCCAGCCGTTGCTGATAACAACCTCCGGTGGAGGAGTTACCATGGCGCCGATGAGAATCAACTACGTCAGGGTCAAGGTTGCTGACGTCATACGCAACGTCAAGATCGTCATCCACGGCGTGTACTTGCCTTTTCCGCATATCAATCCGGTAGCGGCGGCCTATGACAGTATCTTAGGATCAGGAGGTGAAGCTGCTTCGGAAGGAGCGAATAATGCAGCTGCTTCTGGTGGTCAGACTCAGACTACGGAAGGAACCTGTTCCATTCTTGATGGACACGGAGCCTGTGGCGTGTCACCAATGCCTCAGGTTCAGGTTAAGCCAATGGTGGAGATAGAAGACCACCACGGCCTGTGA